The DNA sequence TTTACATTGCGTCCTTCTTTGCCTATAATACGCCCTTTTAACTCATCACTTTTAATATTAATCACATTAATAAGTCTTTCAGCGGCGAATTCTCCTGCAAAACGAGAAGTTGCTTGAGCTAGGATATAATTAGCTCTTCGCTTAGCCTCATTTTTAGCTTCTTCTTCGTATTTTCTCACTATATGTGCGATTTGACTTCTTGAGGTTTCTTCAACTTTTTTTAAAATAATTTCACGTGCTTCATCTTGAGTTAATCCAGCAGAGCATTCTAAAATATTAAGTAGATTATGAAGTTTTGATTCATATTGAGCTTTTACTTTTTCAGCATCTAAATACAAATCTTGAATTTGTCTTTTAGTATGAGTGAGTTTTTCTTCATTTTCTTTGTTTTTTTCTTCTTGAATTTGAAGTTTTTGTTCTTTTTTAGATAACTCATCAAATTTATGATTATAATCTCTTTGAATTTTGTGAATTTTATCTTCATATTTTTTCTTTGCCTCAAGTTCTGCATTAAGTATAGAATTTTTAGCATCTTTAAGAGTAAGCTCAGCTTCGTGTTCTATAGCTCTTGCCCTTGCTTTAGCTTGCTCAACAAAAATTTCATATTTAGCATCGTTGATTTTTTTAACAATTAGGTATCCTATTGCGATGCCTATTATAGCGGATACAAATGCGATTATTAACTCTATCATTTTTGTTTTCTTTCCTGTAATATTTTCTATAAGGATTGATATAAAATTCACCCATAATATCATGATTTTGAGTGATTTTTTTCTCACTCAAAGCATGAATACTTTGAGTAAAAATTATATTAGGTTTATAATGTAAATTTGCAAAAAATCTATCATAAAAACCTTGCCCATGTCCTATTCTTTTTAAATTCTTATCTATTCCAATAACTGGGACAATAGCTAGATCAATTTTAGTCTCTAAAAAGGAATTCATAGGCTCTAATATTCCAAACCTTTTTTTAATAAAAGGTAGCCTTAATTTTACAATTTTTAAACTTTTATCTTGCATAAATGGAACAAAAAGTATACATTTTTTACTGAGTAAATGACGAAATTTAACCAAATTAGGTTCATAGGCTAAAGGAATAAAAATAAGAATTTTCTTTGCTTTTAATTTTTTAATAATATAAAAGCATTCTTTAAATATTTGAAAATCTTGTTTAAAATGTAAATTTGGATATTTTTTTAATTTAGTTTTTTGTAAAGCTCTAAAATGGATTTTTTGCATCACATGCCTTTTTAAAAACTTATTATCTTAGTTGTGTTATAATTTTACCATTTTTTAAATGAGAATAAGGAAATAATAGACTATGAAAAAAATATTTTTATTAACTTTAATAATTTGTTTTTTTATAGCTTGTAGCAATGATAAACAAGGAAATAAAGATGAAAATACAAGTTCAAATATAGAGGCAAGTTTAGAACAAGGAGAAGATTTAAATTTTGATATTCATCTTATCAATGGGACTTCGATTTTAGTTGAAAAAAATAATAAAAAAATTACTTTTGATACTGATAAAGCGACTTTATTTGTTTTTTTTACCACTTGGTGCACTCCTTGTCTTGCAGAAATTCCTTCTTTAAATAATCTTCAAAATAAATATAAAGATGAAGTTAATATTATAGGTGTTTTATTAGAAGATAAAGGTGATGAAGATATTAAAGCCTTTAAAGATAAACATAAGATTATATATGAAATAGCTAATGGAGAAAATAATTATCTTTTAGCAAAATCATTAGGCGGTGTTAATGGAATTCCTACTATGTTTTTATATGATAAATATTCTAAATTAGTTAATGAGTATTTAGGTCTTATTCCTCAAGAGATGCTAGAAATTGATATTCAAAAGGCTATATTCTAATGTTTGATTTTATAAAGAAAGGACTTACAAAAACTCTTGAAGGGATTATTGGTGTTAAGGGTGATAATAAGAAGATAACTAAAGAATTACTTGAGGAAATTTTATTAGAATCTGATGTAAGCTATGAAATTGTTGAGGAAATTATTTATTACTTGCCGCCTAGTAATGACGTTAAAAAAGAAGATTTAAAACGTGTTATGAGTTCTTATTTTCTTTACGATAAGCCTGAAATTTTAGATTCTAAACCTTTTGTAGAATTGATTTTAGGGGTTAATGGAGCAGGAAAAACAACAACTATTGCTAAACTTGCCTATCTTTATAAAAATAGACAAAAAAAAATAATATTAGGCGCTTGTGATACTTTTAGAGCAGGTGCCATTGAACAATTGCGTCTTTGGTCTGAAAAAATTGGGGTAGATATTGTACTTACAAGTCAAGGACACGATCCTTCAGCAGTCGCATTTGATACAATTAGTAAAGCAAAGGCTAAAAATTTTGATCAGGTTATTATAGATACCGCTGGTCGTTTACAAAATCAAAAAAATTTAGCTAATGAACTTGAAAAGATTGTGAGAATTTCAAATAAAGCTTTAGAGGGAGCTCCACATAGAAAAATTTTAGTTCTTGATGGTACTCAAGGTAATGCAGGAATTTTACAAGCTAAGGCTTTTAATGAAATTATTAAACTTGATGGAGTGATTATTACTAAATTGGATGGTACAGCTAAGGGTGGATCACTTTTAGGTATAGCAAGAGAGCTTGAGCTTCCTATTTTATATATAGGAGTGGGTGAAAAAATGGAAGATTTGATTGAATTTAATCCAGATAATTTTTTAGATATTTTATTAGAGGGCGTTTTTGAGTAAATGGCTAAAAATAAAGTGCTTTTTGAATGTCAAGCTTGCGGAAATCAACAAAGTAAATGGTTGGGAAAATGTCCAGAATGTGGATCTTGGGATAGTTTTGTAGAATTAAAATCAGAACAAATTCAAGTTTTAAGAGAAATTGCTAAAACAAGTTCAAAATCTAGTGAAGCTGTGTGTATTGAAGATGTAGAGCTTGAATATTTTTCAAGATCAAGCACAGGAGATGACGAGCTCGATTTGGTTTTGGGTGGAGGATTAGTTGAGGGTTCTTTAATTCTTATTGGTGGAAGTCCTGGTGTAGGTAAATCAACTCTTTTATTAAAAATTGCTTCAAATTTAGCCAAAAGAGGTAAAAAAGTTCTTTATGTTAGCGGAGAAGAAAGTAAGGCGCAAATTAAATTAAGAGCAGATAGACTTGAAGCAAATACATCTGATTTATTTTTATTAACTGAATTATGCCTTGAAAATATTTTAGAGGAATTACATAAAAAAGATTATGAAATTTTAATTATTGATTCCATACAAACTTTATATTCTAATAAAATTTCTTCCGCAGCCGGAAGTATTACTCAAGTACGCGAGATTACTTTCGAGCTTATGAGGGTAAGCAAAGCTTTTAATATAAGCACTTTTATTATAGGACATATTACCAAAGAAGGAGCTATAGCAGGTCCTAGGGTGTTAGAGCATATGGTAGATGTGGTTCTTTATTTTGAAGGAGATGCAACAAAAGAAATTAGACTTTTAAGAGGTTTTAAAAATCGTTTTGGTGGGACAAGCGAAGTAGGAATTTTTGAAATGACTCCTAAAGGTTTAATAAGTGCTAAAAATTTAGCTAATCGTTTTTTTACTCGAGGAAAGGCTATTTCAGGAAGTGCCTTAGGTGTAGTGATGGAGGGTTCTCGTGCTTTGGTTTTAGAGGTGCAAGCTTTGGTTTGCGAAAGCGCTTATCCAAAACGTAGTGCTACAGGTTATGAAAAAAACCGTCTTGATATGCTTTTAGCATTACTTGAAAGAAAACTTGAAATTCCATTAGGGCATTATGATGTATTTGTGAATATTAGCGGTGGAGTTAAAGTGAATGAAACTGCAGCTGATTTGGCTGTAGTAGCGGCTATAATTTCAAGTTTTAAAAACCGTCCTTTAAGTAAAGATAGTGTTTTTATTGGAGAGCTTAGTTTAAATGGTGAAATTAGAGAGGTTTTTAGTCTTGATATTCGTTTAAAAGAAGCCAAAATGCAAAAATTTAAAAATGCTATTATTCCTTCAAAACCTATTGAAGATGTGGGTTTAAAATGTTTTGTGGCTAAAGAACTTAGTCAAGTTTTAGAATGGATGTGAGATATTTCATTGATATAAAAATCAAAATTAAGAAATATAAAATAAAAGTACTTAAATCAATAAAATTTTGATCCATTGATATAAAAGAATAGATTTTTGCAAAAGCTTAAAAATATAGCTACTAGAAGTTTTTGTAGATAAAAATCATAATAGTATTAAAGAAAAGTCAATATAAATGAAGAGGTAAAATGATTTTTTAGTAAAAGAGCTTTGGGACATTTTTATAAAAGCATCTTTTTGTTTAGTTTTTAAATTTAGGTTAACAAATTTTTAAATATAGGTAAAGTAAAATAATCTCATTTATTAAGTAATATTTTAGAACTAAATAAAAATATAGAGCTAATTATGAGATATGATATTTATAATATAAGATTTGTACTTAATGATAAAGCAGATTATACAGTATATTTAAAAGTTTTAAATGAAATTAAGAAAGA is a window from the Campylobacter sp. RM10537 genome containing:
- a CDS encoding 5-formyltetrahydrofolate cyclo-ligase; its protein translation is MQKIHFRALQKTKLKKYPNLHFKQDFQIFKECFYIIKKLKAKKILIFIPLAYEPNLVKFRHLLSKKCILFVPFMQDKSLKIVKLRLPFIKKRFGILEPMNSFLETKIDLAIVPVIGIDKNLKRIGHGQGFYDRFFANLHYKPNIIFTQSIHALSEKKITQNHDIMGEFYINPYRKYYRKENKNDRVNNRICIRYNRHRNRIPNC
- a CDS encoding TlpA family protein disulfide reductase codes for the protein MKKIFLLTLIICFFIACSNDKQGNKDENTSSNIEASLEQGEDLNFDIHLINGTSILVEKNNKKITFDTDKATLFVFFTTWCTPCLAEIPSLNNLQNKYKDEVNIIGVLLEDKGDEDIKAFKDKHKIIYEIANGENNYLLAKSLGGVNGIPTMFLYDKYSKLVNEYLGLIPQEMLEIDIQKAIF
- the ftsY gene encoding signal recognition particle-docking protein FtsY → MFDFIKKGLTKTLEGIIGVKGDNKKITKELLEEILLESDVSYEIVEEIIYYLPPSNDVKKEDLKRVMSSYFLYDKPEILDSKPFVELILGVNGAGKTTTIAKLAYLYKNRQKKIILGACDTFRAGAIEQLRLWSEKIGVDIVLTSQGHDPSAVAFDTISKAKAKNFDQVIIDTAGRLQNQKNLANELEKIVRISNKALEGAPHRKILVLDGTQGNAGILQAKAFNEIIKLDGVIITKLDGTAKGGSLLGIARELELPILYIGVGEKMEDLIEFNPDNFLDILLEGVFE
- the radA gene encoding DNA repair protein RadA; translation: MAKNKVLFECQACGNQQSKWLGKCPECGSWDSFVELKSEQIQVLREIAKTSSKSSEAVCIEDVELEYFSRSSTGDDELDLVLGGGLVEGSLILIGGSPGVGKSTLLLKIASNLAKRGKKVLYVSGEESKAQIKLRADRLEANTSDLFLLTELCLENILEELHKKDYEILIIDSIQTLYSNKISSAAGSITQVREITFELMRVSKAFNISTFIIGHITKEGAIAGPRVLEHMVDVVLYFEGDATKEIRLLRGFKNRFGGTSEVGIFEMTPKGLISAKNLANRFFTRGKAISGSALGVVMEGSRALVLEVQALVCESAYPKRSATGYEKNRLDMLLALLERKLEIPLGHYDVFVNISGGVKVNETAADLAVVAAIISSFKNRPLSKDSVFIGELSLNGEIREVFSLDIRLKEAKMQKFKNAIIPSKPIEDVGLKCFVAKELSQVLEWM